A single window of Pyrus communis chromosome 10, drPyrComm1.1, whole genome shotgun sequence DNA harbors:
- the LOC137746425 gene encoding uncharacterized protein, producing MGDPMRRELANVRKKIDMANRELKPLGLSCQRKEKEYQEALESFNEKNKEKARLVTTLMELLTESEKLRMQKLEKLSKNIEPTL from the exons ATGGGAGATCCCATGAGGCGGGAACTTGCAAATGTAAGGAAGAAAATCGACATGGCTAATCGAGAGCTGAAGCCGCTGGGACTGAGCTGCCAGAGGAAG GAAAAAGAATATCAAGAAGCCCTGGAAAGCttcaatgaaaagaacaaagaaaaggctCGACTTGTAACCACACTTATGGAG CTGTTGACCGAGAGTGAGAAGCTGAGGATGCAGAAGCTAGAGAAGCTGAGCAAGAACATAGAACCAACACTCTGA
- the LOC137747133 gene encoding cell division control protein 2 homolog: MDQYVKVEKIGEGTYGVVYKARDRVTNETIALKKIRLEQEDEGVPSTAIREISLLKEMQHGNIVRLQDVVHSEKRLYLVFEYLDLDLKKHMDSTPEFAKDLRQIKLFLYQILRGIAYCHSHRVLHRDLKPQNLLIDRRTNALKLADFGLARAFGIPVRTFTHEVVTLWYRAPEILLGSRHYSTPVDVWSVGCIFAEMVNQRPLFPGDSEIDELFKIFRIMGTPTEDTWPGVNSLPDFKSSFPKWGAKELASVVPNLDSAGVDLLSKMLCLDPSKRITARSALEHEYFKDIAFVP; encoded by the exons ATGGACCAG TACGTGAAAGTTGAGAAGATTGGTGAAGGAACTTATGGAGTGGTTTACAAGGCACGTGATCGTGTCACTAATGAGACTATAGCTTTGAAGAAAATTCGCTTGGAGCAGGAAGATGAGGGAGTGCCAAGCACTGCTATACGTGAGATTTCCCTCTTGAAAGAAATGCAGCATGGGAACATTGTCAG GTTACAGGATGTAGTGCACAGTGAGAAGCGCTTGTATCTGGTTTTTGAGTACCTGGACTTGGATCTGAAGAAGCATATGGATTCTACTCCTGAATTTGCAAAGGACCTTCGCCAAATAAAA CTGTTTCTTTACCAGATTCTCAGAGGCATTGCTTACTGTCATTCACATAGGGTTCTTCATAGAGATCTTAAACCCCAGAATCTGCTGATAGATCGTCGTACCAATGCACTAAAGCTTGCAGATTTTGGACTGGCTAGAGCATTTGGTATTCCTGTTAGGACGTTTACTCATGAG GTGGTGACCCTCTGGTACAGAGCGCCAGAGATACTGCTTGGTTCTCGCCATTACTCCACTCCAGTTGACGTGTGGTCAGTGGGTTGTATATTTGCTGAGATGGTAAACCAACGGCCTTTATTTCCTGGGGACTCTGAGATTGATGAATTGTTCAAGATATTTAG AATCATGGGTACTCCGACTGAGGATACATGGCCTGGAGTGAATTCTTTGCCTGATTTTAAATCTTCCTTTCCGAAGTGGGGTGCTAAG GAGTTGGCAAGTGTAGTTCCAAATCTTGATTCAGCTGGTGTCGATCTTCTCTCA AAAATGCTCTGCTTGGATCCCAGCAAAAGGATTACGGCCAGGAGTGCTCTTGAGCATGAGTACTTCAAAGATATTGCGTTTGTACCCTAA